One window of Populus nigra chromosome 5, ddPopNigr1.1, whole genome shotgun sequence genomic DNA carries:
- the LOC133694745 gene encoding uncharacterized protein LOC133694745 — protein sequence MANHSEDLSQLNISIEEKDKLVAEVVRYVLFKNHQNSGSPIKRDELTQIVTKNYRHRTLPAIVIDEAKHKLASVFGFEMRELQRARPSSTNQGRASSQQSVADAKSYVLISQLPADVYRKYVEDVNSAHVTGFTFVVISVVHLAGGKIPEENLWHHLKKMGLFENDESHPALGNIKQALETLVQQRYLQKDKISGPEGNTLVYELAERALDGPVNERVKEYISQVVKRDVASAVIN from the exons ATGGCAAATCACAGTGAAGATCTCTCCCAATTAAACATTTCGATAGAG GAAAAGGACAAGCTCGTTGCTGAAGTGGTCCGCTACGTGCTGTTCAAAAATCACCAGAATTCAGGGTCTCCAATTAAGAGAGATGAGCTAACCCAGATTGTTACTAAAAACTATAGGCACCGTACCCTTCCCGCTATTGTCATTGATGAGGCTAAACACAAGCTTGCCAGCGTTTTCGGGTTTGAAATGCGTGAGCTTCAAAGGGCTCGCCCTTCCTCGACCAATCAGGGTCGTGCTTCTTCCCAACAAA GTGTTGCTGATGCTAAATCCTATGTTCTCATAAGCCAACTACCTGCTGATGTTTATAGGAAATATGTCGAGGATGTAAACTCTGCTCATGTGACTGGTTTTACTTTTGTCGTGATTAGTGTTGTGCACCTTGCTGGAGGCAAAATCCCAGAGG AAAATCTCTGGCATCACTTGAAGAAAATGGGATTGTTTGAAAACGATGAAAGCCATCCTGCCCTTGGAAACATTAAGCAAGCATTGGAAACACTTGTCCAGCAAAG ATATTTGCAGAAGGACAAAATCAGTGGCCCTGAAGGCAACACTTTGGTTTACGAGCTTGCTGAGAGAGCTCTAGATGGACCAGTCAATGAGAGAGTTAAAGAATACATATCACAG GTAGTGAAAAGAGATGTGGCCTCTGCGGTAATCAATTAG
- the LOC133694744 gene encoding 5'-adenylylsulfate reductase-like 4 produces MMQTRVWQTRILVSLMIYGSLILMCASSNTVSICPIESVTDSIFGFRDRNCVVSGVDESPFFPGFTEGDEVSLQKALNLVQKNSHEYVALLFYASWCPFSRTFRPSFSILSSLYPSIPHFAIEESSIRPSILSKYGVHGFPTLFLFNSTMRVCYHGSRTLGSLIAFYSDVTGIKTASLDKASLDKIGRASHHEKHDAPEQESCPFSWARSPENLFREETYLALATTFVLLRLFYWTFPTMLAFAQFTWRRHMQNMRLESLLEHPRAYLNRAIQLFNSLNEPCKKSNLQEGAMNARAWASKSLATVSIGDASTSRGAPVCECR; encoded by the exons ATGATGCAGACTAGGGTTTGGCAGACGCGGATCTTGGTGTCGTTGATGATCTACGGGAGTCTAATCTTAATGTGCGCCTCCTCCAATACGGTTTCGATTTGTCCAATCGAGTCCGTCACAGATTCGATCTTTGGGTTTCGAGATCGAAACTGCGTCGTTTCTGGTGTTGATGAATCCCCCTTTTTCCCTGGTTTCACCGAG GGAGACGAGGTTTCATTACAGAAGGCACTAAATTTAGTTCAAAAGAATAGTCATGAATACGTGGCTTTGCTCTTCTATGCATCATGGTGCCCTTTTTCTAGGACTTTTAGACCAAGCTTCTCTATCCTTTCTTCGCTGTATCCCTCGATTCCCCATTTTGCGATTGAAGAATCATCCATCAGGCCAAG CATACTATCCAAGTATGGAGTTCATGGATTTCCTACTCTTTTCCTATTTAATTCTACTATGCGTGTTTGCTATCATGGCTCCCGGACTCTTGGTTCTCTCATCGCTTTCTACAGTGATGTTACTG GTATCAAGACTGCTTCCCTGGATAAAGCATCGCTGGACAAAATTGGGCGTGCATCACACCATGAAAAACATGATGCCCCTGAGCAAGAAAGTTGCCCATTCTCGTGGGCAAGATCTCCGGAGAACTTGTTTAGGGAGGAGACATATTTGGCTCTGGCAACAACATTTGTGCTTCTGAGGCTGTTTTACTGGACTTTCCCTACCATGCTTGCTTTTGCACAATTTACTTGGAGGCGGCACATGCAGAACATGAGACTGGAGAGTTTGTTAGAGCATCCCCGGGCTTATCTGAATCGAGCAATACAGCTATTTAACTCTTTGAACGAGCCTTGCAAGAAGAGTAATTTGCAGGAAGGGGCAATGAATGCCAGGGCTTGGGCTTCCAAGTCCCTTGCTACAGTTTCAATAGGGGATGCAAGCACCAGCAGGGGTGCACCTGTTTGTGAATGTCGATGA